From the genome of Candidatus Binatia bacterium:
ACTTTCTGGGTGCCGACGTCGAGGGCGGCGATCGGAAGGTTCTTAGCCATGGCGGGCCGCCTTCTCGTCGGTCGCCTTGGCGACCGGCGACGCCGGGTGAGAGGAATGAAGAGGAAACGCGGCGGCGGTGCCGCCGGTTTCGGTCTCGGCCGCGAGCATGGCCGGCAGCTTGTCGTCGGCGCCGCGGATGACGATGCGATCGCGGTAGTCGGTGTCGATCAGGCGCGCGCGCTCGGAGAGGTTTCCGAGCTCTTTCAGCGCGATCGAGAGCCGGTCCATTCCGATCGGCGCTTTTTCGACGCTGCCGAGACGTACCGAAGCACGCACGCCCACGGCGTAGAGCCACACCGAGCCGTCCTCGTCCATGTGCAATTCGGAGACCTCGATCTTGCGACGGGCAGCTTCGGGAAGCAGGCCGAGCAGGCTGCGAAGGCGTCCGGCGGCTTCGGCATGGCTCGGCGCCGAATCCCAGCCGGTAAGATACGGAAGGTCGGGCACGGAGGTCTGGTCCACTTCGCGAAAGAGAACCGCGTCTTCGTCGACGAGGTACGATTTGCCCGATGCGATCGCCGCGGCCACCGCGTGGCGCTTGCTGACCGACAGGCTCACCTGCCACGGGAAGTGGCGCGCCACATTGGCCTCGTGCACCCAGCTGGCTTCGCGAAGCGTGTCGCGAATCGCCTTGGGATCGATGTCCCACAGCGATTCGTCGTCGTAGAGTCCCGCCACCTCGGCAAGGGTCTGCGGCGTCACGCGCGTCTCGTCCGAAGAGATGCGGATCGAGCGAAGGCGGAAGTAGTCGTTGCCCGTGATGTAGGGAACCAGGTGCGACCACGCCGCGAGCGCGCCGCCGGTGGTGGCCACCGCCGTGACGGCGAAGACGGCTACCGGCCGGCTCCAGCCGGCGACAGTTGCCTTCGCTTTACGAACGCGCGGTCGCGACTTCACTGGACGGCCCGAAGCTGCCGACGAGTCGCACTTCCGGTTCCAGCCACACCCCACACCGTCTCCACACTTCCTCCTGGACCAGGCTCATCAGCTCTCGGACATCCGCCGCAGTCGCATCGCCGAGGTTGACGATGAAGTTGGCGTGCTCGGCAGAAACCTGAGCGTCGCCCTTCGTCGTCCCCTTCAGACCGGCCTTTTCGATCAGCCGGCCGGCATACTCGCCGGGTGGGTTCTTGAAGATCGAGCCGGCGTTGGGATAGCCGGCAGGCTGATTCCGTCTGCGCTTTTCCTGAACCCGCGCCACAACCTGCTGCAACCTACCCACCGACGAGCGGAGCAGACGGAAACGCACAGAAGCTATCACGGCGCCGCTGTCGAACGCCAGCTTGCGATACGAGAATTGCAGTTCTTCTCGCGGTTTTTCGACGATTTCGCCGTCGACCGTCACCCATGTCATCGACGTCACCGCGTGGGAGATCTCGCCGCCGAAGGCGCCGGCATTCATCTGGGCCGCCCCGCCGACCGTTCCAGGGATGCCGGCCGCGAATTCGAGCCCCGCAAGGCCCCGGCTCACCGTGTCCTTGGCCAGGCGAATGAAGCGCGTGGACGCCCCGACCTCGAGGCTGGCACCGGCCTCGTCGCTGGCCAGCTCGCGGATGTACGTAAATGCACGCCCGAGGCGCACGACGAGCCCGCGCACGCCGTCGTCGGAGACGAGGATGTTGGTTCCGCCGCCGAGGCAGGTCACCGGCACTTGTTCTTCGCGCGCCGCCGCCAGCGTCATCGACAGCTGCTCGACCGACTCGGGCTCGACGAACAGGTCGGCACGCCCGCCGATCTGGAACGACGTGTAGCGCCGCAGCATGTGATTGGTCTCGATGCGGACGTGGGGCGACAGACGATCGGCGAGCGCGACCAGGCGCTGCCTGGACGGCGGCGAGCCGTCGCCGTCTTCGCAGGCGACCTCGCAGGCACTGGCGCCGATGGCCGGCTCAGCGGCCACTGGTCAGCCTCCGTGCGCGAGCGCGGCGCTGTCTTCGCCGTCGCGCCCGCTTCTCAGGTTTGCGAGGATCGCGGGGCCGAGCTTCGTGACGTCGCCGGCGCCGAGCGTGACGACGAGGTCGCCGCTGATCAGTCGCCCGGCCACGCGTTCGGCGAGGTCGGCCGAGGCGGACTCGAAGACGACTTCACCGTGATGCACGCGGGATGCCGCTTTGGCGAGTGAGCGGCCGTCGAAGCCGGGCAGCGCGTCTTCGCCGGCGGCGTAGACGTCGGTGATGACGATGGCATCGGCATCCTCGAAGCACGACGCGAAAAGGTCGAAAAGGTCGGCAAGGCGCGTGAAGCGGTGGGGCTGGAACACCGCGACGATGCGCTGGCCCGGGTAGCCGGCACGCGCCGCCTTCAGCGTCGCGCGGATCTCGGTCGGATGGTGTCCGTAGTCGTCGACCACCGTGATTCCGGCCGCTTCTCCCTTGATCTCGAAGCGGCGAAGAATGCCTTCGAAACCCGCAAGAGCATCGGCGCAAAGGCGGAAATCCAGGCCGAAATCCATGCCGACGGCCAGCGCGGCCAGCGCGTTTCGAACCGCGTGCTCGCCCGGCATCGCAACCTTCACGCGACCGAGGCCGTTGCCTCGCCACGAGACGTCGAAGGAGCTGGCAAGCCCGTGGTACTGGATGTTGGCGGCGACTAGGTCGGCGCCTTCGCTGGTGCCGTAGGTCAGGTGCGGTTTTCGCACCTGCGAAAGCAGCGCGGCAATCTCGGGACAATCCAGGCAGAGCACGGCCTGGCCGTAGAACGGCACCGCGTTGATGTACGCGAGGTAGGCCGAGCGCAGCGCTTCCATCGTGCCGTAATGGTTCATGTGCTCGCGGTCGATGTTGGTGACCACGGCCACGGTCGGGCGAAGAAGCAGGAAGCTGCCGTCGCTCTCGTCGGCCTCGACGACCATGTAGCGCGAGCGGCCAAGGCGCGCATTGGTGCCGCCGAGCGACTTCAGGCGTCCGCCGATCACCAGCGTAGGGTCCAGGTTTCCCGCGCTCAGCACTGCGGCGACGAGCGAAGTCGTCGTCGTCTTGCCGTGGGCACCGGCAACTCCGACCGCGCATTTGACGCGCATCAGCTCGGCCAGCATCTCGGCGCGCGCGATCACCGGCACCCGCTGCTGGCGCGCGGCGCGCACTTCGGCGTTGTCGGTGCCCACGGCCGACGAGATCACCACGACGCTGGTGTCGGGGCCGATGTGCGAGGCGTCGTGACCGAACCAGACCTGGGCGCCGAGGTCGCGCAGCCTTCGGGTGGTGTCGTTGTCGGACAGATCGGAGCCGCTGATGGTGTACCCCAGCGTGAGCAGCACCTCGGCGATGCCGCTCATGCCGATGCCGCCGATGCCGACGAGGTGAATGCGGCCAAGGCGCCGCTCCGCCGCAATTTCTCCCTCGGGAGGAACCTGCAGCGAGGACCAGGCCGGTCCGCTTCGAAAACGTTCTTCGAGAGTCATCCGGACGCCGCTTCGCGCGACGCTAGTGGCGCAAACGACTGGCTGCGAGGGAAACCACGAGATCGAGTACCCGCTCCGCCGCTCCAGGCTGCCCCAACGCTGCCGCGCGATCCGCCATCAAGCCTAGCGCGCCTTCGTCAGGGAGCAACTCCCCCAGGGTTTTCCCCAGTTGGCGCGCACAATCGGCGTCATCGAGCACCACCCGCGAAGCGCCGGCGCTTTCGAGCTCACGCGCATTTTCGAGCTGGTGTCCTGCGGCCGAAGTCGCCAGCGGGACGAGCACGGAGGCGGTGCCGGTCGCGATCAGCTCGGCGAGACTCGTCGCACCGGCGCGGCAGACCGCCAGTCGCGCCCGCGCGTACATCGACGGCATGTCGTCGATGAACGCCGTCACTTCGACGTCGACGCCCGCCTCGGCATAGGCGCTGCGCACTTCGTCAACGAACGGCTTGCCGACCTGGTGCACGACGGCGGGCAGGCGGCCGGCGGGAAGCCGCAAGAGGAAGTCGCGGTCCACCGCGAGCGCAGCCAGGGCGGCAGTCACCGCGCGGTTGAGACTGCGCGCGCCCGCGCTGCCGCCGAAGACGAGCAGCAGGTCGCGGCCCGCAAACGGCGGCCTTGCCCGGAAGCCGCGGCGAAGCGGGTTACCGGTCATGACGACACGGCCGGCGGGGAACGACGAAGCCGTGCTCTCGAAGCTCGTGCAGATCCTGGTCGCAAGGTAGCCGAGCGCGCGGTTGGAGATGCCGGGCCGGCGGTTCTGCTCCAGCAGCACCACCGGAATGCCGGCCGAGCGGGCGGCCACGACCGCCGGAGCCGACGCATAGCCGCCGAGGCCGATGACGACGTCGGTGCCGCGGCGCCTCAGCTCGCGGCGCACACGCAACGTCGCCGCCGCCATCTCGAACAGCGACCGGAGCGCGGCCAGCGGGCTTCCGCCGGCGATTCCATGGACGTTTTCGGCGACGAGCTCGAAGCCGGCCTTCGGCACCGCCCAGGCCTCGATGCCGCGCTCGGCGCCGAAGAACACGACCTCGCTCGCCACGCCCCGCTCGCGTGCAAGCTCGGCGACGGCAAGTCCCGGGAACAGGTGCCCGCCGGTGCCGCCGCCGGCCACCGCCAGCTTCAACGCGCGCTCCCCGCCGCTGCCGGTTCCCGCGCGACCTGCGCGTGCCGTTCGAGCATGACGGCGCTCAGCGCTCGCGCAGCTCGCGCGACAGCGACAGCAGCAGGCCGCCGATCGCGAGGAACGCCATGATCGACGAGCCGCCGTAACTGATGAACGGAAGGCCGATGCCCTTGGTGGGAAGCACGCCGAGCACGACGCCGATATTGAGAATGGCCTGCAGCACGATCACGAGCGTCAGGCCGGCGGCCAGCAGCTGCGCGAACGGCTCGCTGTGACGATGCGCGATGCGAAAGCCGCGCCAGGCCAGCAGCCCGAACAGCACGACGATCGTGATGCCGCCGATGAGCCCGGTCTCTTCACCGATCACCGAGAAAATGAAGTCGGTGTGAGGCTCCGGGAGGTAGCCCGACTTCGACGTCGATGCGCCGATGCCGGTTCCCCACACTCCGCCCGATCCAAATGCCGTCAGCGCCTGCAGAAGGTGGTAGCCGGCGCCGAGAGGGTCTTTTTCGGGATCGAGGAACGCCATGACGCGATTCCAGCGGTATTCGCTGGTCCAGATCAGCGCGAAGCCGGCGCCGCCGAGCAGCGTCGCCGGAACGAACAGCTGCCACTTGGGAACGCCGCCCAGCATCAGCATGAGGACGGCAATTCCGGCAAGAAGCGCCGTCGTCCCGAAGTCCGGCTGGCCGAGCAGAATCACCGCGACGATGCCGAGGGCACCGAGCACGGGGACCATCGTGTACAGGGGATTTCTCGCGCGGTCGGCGACCTTGTCGAGCCACGCCGCAACGACGATCACGTAGGTGATCTTGATGAACTCGGAAGGCTGCAGGTTGAAAAGGCCGAACGGGATCCAGCGTTTGGCGCCGTTGACCGAGATGCCGATGTGGGGAACCAGCGTCGCAAGCACCAGCGGCAGCGAGGCCGCGAACAGCCAGTACGCGCGGCGCTTCAGGAAGTCGGAAGGGCAGCGCGAGCATACCCACAAGAGCAGCATGCCGACGGTCGCCGACACCGCGTGCTTGATGATCATCCTGTAGCCGTCGCCGAAGTGGTAGTTCGATACGAACGTGCTCGCGTCGAAGACGAAGATCAGCCCGAGGACCGTCAGCATCGATACGAGCGCGACGACCCATGGGTCGGGCCGGTCCGACATGCGGACGGCAACGGGCGGCAGCGCCAGCGCGGCCTCGATCGAGCGCGCTTCCGAAGTTCTCCAGCTCACCGCCCCACCTCCTCCTTCTCCACTGGCTCCGCCTGCTCCACCTGCTGCGCCAGCTCTCTCACCCACCGCTCGAACGACTCGCCGCGGTCGGCGTAGTCGCGGAACTCATCGAAGCTCGCACACGCCGGCGCCAGCAGCACACTGTCGCCGGCGACGGCTTCCTTCGATGCACGCACGAGCGCGGTGCGAAGCCCGGCCTCGCGGGCGACGCGGATGCGGCCGGCCAGCGCCGCTTCGATCTCGGGCGCCGCAGCCCCGTACGCAACCACAAGTGTAATGCGGGAGGCCTCGCTCGCCAATGCGGCGAAGTCGCAACCTTTGGAAACTCCTCCGGCCAGCAGCACGACGTGGCCGGAAAAGGCCCGCAGGCTGCTCAGGGTCGCACCGACATTGGTCGCCTTCGAGTCGTTCCAGTACGAGACCCCGCGGGCGTCGGCTACCCGGGCCAGCCGGTGGCGAAGGGGGCGGAAAGCGGCAATGGCCCTTTCGGCCGCTTCCGGCGCAACCGCCAGCAGGCGCGCGACCTCGAGGGCAGCGGCCGCGTTCTCCAGATCGTGGGGAAGCTCCGGCCAGCCGCCCTGCGGCAGCCGCACCCGGTAGTCGCCGCGCCCGAGCGCCCGCGTCGCAGCCGCGTCGCCGACGTCGAAATGGCTGACGGCCGCGCGTGTCGATGCTTCGGCCCTCTTCCTCCACGGCGCCTCGGCGGGCAGCACCGCAAAATCGCTCGCGGTCATGCGTGCG
Proteins encoded in this window:
- the murB gene encoding UDP-N-acetylmuramate dehydrogenase; its protein translation is MAAEPAIGASACEVACEDGDGSPPSRQRLVALADRLSPHVRIETNHMLRRYTSFQIGGRADLFVEPESVEQLSMTLAAAREEQVPVTCLGGGTNILVSDDGVRGLVVRLGRAFTYIRELASDEAGASLEVGASTRFIRLAKDTVSRGLAGLEFAAGIPGTVGGAAQMNAGAFGGEISHAVTSMTWVTVDGEIVEKPREELQFSYRKLAFDSGAVIASVRFRLLRSSVGRLQQVVARVQEKRRRNQPAGYPNAGSIFKNPPGEYAGRLIEKAGLKGTTKGDAQVSAEHANFIVNLGDATAADVRELMSLVQEEVWRRCGVWLEPEVRLVGSFGPSSEVATARS
- the murG gene encoding undecaprenyldiphospho-muramoylpentapeptide beta-N-acetylglucosaminyltransferase, whose protein sequence is MKLAVAGGGTGGHLFPGLAVAELARERGVASEVVFFGAERGIEAWAVPKAGFELVAENVHGIAGGSPLAALRSLFEMAAATLRVRRELRRRGTDVVIGLGGYASAPAVVAARSAGIPVVLLEQNRRPGISNRALGYLATRICTSFESTASSFPAGRVVMTGNPLRRGFRARPPFAGRDLLLVFGGSAGARSLNRAVTAALAALAVDRDFLLRLPAGRLPAVVHQVGKPFVDEVRSAYAEAGVDVEVTAFIDDMPSMYARARLAVCRAGATSLAELIATGTASVLVPLATSAAGHQLENARELESAGASRVVLDDADCARQLGKTLGELLPDEGALGLMADRAAALGQPGAAERVLDLVVSLAASRLRH
- the murC gene encoding UDP-N-acetylmuramate--L-alanine ligase, whose amino-acid sequence is MTLEERFRSGPAWSSLQVPPEGEIAAERRLGRIHLVGIGGIGMSGIAEVLLTLGYTISGSDLSDNDTTRRLRDLGAQVWFGHDASHIGPDTSVVVISSAVGTDNAEVRAARQQRVPVIARAEMLAELMRVKCAVGVAGAHGKTTTTSLVAAVLSAGNLDPTLVIGGRLKSLGGTNARLGRSRYMVVEADESDGSFLLLRPTVAVVTNIDREHMNHYGTMEALRSAYLAYINAVPFYGQAVLCLDCPEIAALLSQVRKPHLTYGTSEGADLVAANIQYHGLASSFDVSWRGNGLGRVKVAMPGEHAVRNALAALAVGMDFGLDFRLCADALAGFEGILRRFEIKGEAAGITVVDDYGHHPTEIRATLKAARAGYPGQRIVAVFQPHRFTRLADLFDLFASCFEDADAIVITDVYAAGEDALPGFDGRSLAKAASRVHHGEVVFESASADLAERVAGRLISGDLVVTLGAGDVTKLGPAILANLRSGRDGEDSAALAHGG
- the murD gene encoding UDP-N-acetylmuramoyl-L-alanine--D-glutamate ligase, with product MSDGARPRTLLVLGLARSGIAAARVAAEEGWHVLVTDDREAAGQGLPPGVDRIEAGEAIRRIGSGPAAIDLLIPSPGVPASHPVLEAARRAGVRIAPEIEFAADRLQGTLVAITGTNGKSTTVSLVGAMLAEAGRSVFVGGNLGDPLCNAVGRGDEIVVAEVSSFQLEHATTFHPHVGAMLNLTPDHLDRHGDMEGYLAAKLKLFARMTASDFAVLPAEAPWRKRAEASTRAAVSHFDVGDAAATRALGRGDYRVRLPQGGWPELPHDLENAAAALEVARLLAVAPEAAERAIAAFRPLRHRLARVADARGVSYWNDSKATNVGATLSSLRAFSGHVVLLAGGVSKGCDFAALASEASRITLVVAYGAAAPEIEAALAGRIRVAREAGLRTALVRASKEAVAGDSVLLAPACASFDEFRDYADRGESFERWVRELAQQVEQAEPVEKEEVGR
- a CDS encoding FtsQ-type POTRA domain-containing protein; this encodes MKSRPRVRKAKATVAGWSRPVAVFAVTAVATTGGALAAWSHLVPYITGNDYFRLRSIRISSDETRVTPQTLAEVAGLYDDESLWDIDPKAIRDTLREASWVHEANVARHFPWQVSLSVSKRHAVAAAIASGKSYLVDEDAVLFREVDQTSVPDLPYLTGWDSAPSHAEAAGRLRSLLGLLPEAARRKIEVSELHMDEDGSVWLYAVGVRASVRLGSVEKAPIGMDRLSIALKELGNLSERARLIDTDYRDRIVIRGADDKLPAMLAAETETGGTAAAFPLHSSHPASPVAKATDEKAARHG
- the ftsW gene encoding putative lipid II flippase FtsW translates to MSWRTSEARSIEAALALPPVAVRMSDRPDPWVVALVSMLTVLGLIFVFDASTFVSNYHFGDGYRMIIKHAVSATVGMLLLWVCSRCPSDFLKRRAYWLFAASLPLVLATLVPHIGISVNGAKRWIPFGLFNLQPSEFIKITYVIVVAAWLDKVADRARNPLYTMVPVLGALGIVAVILLGQPDFGTTALLAGIAVLMLMLGGVPKWQLFVPATLLGGAGFALIWTSEYRWNRVMAFLDPEKDPLGAGYHLLQALTAFGSGGVWGTGIGASTSKSGYLPEPHTDFIFSVIGEETGLIGGITIVVLFGLLAWRGFRIAHRHSEPFAQLLAAGLTLVIVLQAILNIGVVLGVLPTKGIGLPFISYGGSSIMAFLAIGGLLLSLSRELRER